A window of Mangifera indica cultivar Alphonso chromosome 13, CATAS_Mindica_2.1, whole genome shotgun sequence contains these coding sequences:
- the LOC123194911 gene encoding protein NRT1/ PTR FAMILY 1.2-like, which yields MGSPSDEKKMIRETLLGTSNPRGGFQTLPFIIANEAFERMASIGLLPNMILYLTREYGMETARGINILFIWSAVTNFMPLIGAFLADSYVGRFHMISFGSIASLLGMFLLWFTTNFPPARFPHCDELSKNCISPTTAQLLLLYSSFGFMSFGAGGIRSSSLAFGADQLQSRGGNPNSEGILRSYFGWYYGAVSISAIIALTCIVYIQDRLGWQVGFGVPCMLMLLSAALFFLASPFYVKLKANKSLLTGFAQVIVASYRNRHIELSSQATNENYHYKKGAEFVKPTETLRFLNRACIIRNPQQDLSPDGRASEDPWSICTIDQVEELKSLIKVIPLWSSGIMLCVTLGQSSIAVLEASTMDRHITPTFQIPAGSFSFFMIFTLTIWITLYDRIIIPLASKIVGKPTFLSSKQRMGTGLILSSASIASLAIIETIRRKKAIKEGFSDNPHGVVKMSAMWLLAYHILSGLAEAFNIVGQIEFYYSELPKSMSSVASSLAGAGMSAASLVSSFILNIVDDSTKRGGKESWVSSNINRGHYDWYFSVLVGLSLLNFVYFLSCCKAYGPLKEKGLRCALRSRGLQ from the exons ATGGGAAGTccttcggatgagaagaaaatgATCAGAGAGACACTCTTGGGAACTTCAAATCCCAGGGGTGGCTTTCAAACATTGCCTTTCATCATAG CAAATGAGGCATTTGAGAGGATGGCAAGTATTGGGTTGCTCCCAAACATGATACTGTATTTGACAAGAGAGTATGGAATGGAAACTGCAAGAGGAATCAACATACTATTCATCTGGTCAGCTGTCACCAATTTCATGCCACTTATTGGGGCTTTTCTTGCAGATTCTTATGTGGGTCGGTTCCACATGATCAGCTTTGGATCTATTGCTAGCCTTCTG GGGATGTTTCTATTATggtttacaaccaattttccaCCAGCAAGGTTTCCTCACTGCGACGAATTGAGTAAAAACTGCATATCGCCCACAACAGCACAGCTTCTGCTCTTATATTCATCTTTTGGATTCATGTCATTTGGTGCTGGTGGCATTAGATCGTCCTCATTAGCTTTTGGTGCAGATCAGTTGCAGTCGAGGGGAGGCAACCCAAACAGTGAAGGCATATTACGGAGCTATTTTGGCTGGTACTATGGTGCAGTCTCAATTTCAGCTATTATTGCATTAACTTGTATTGTATACATTCAAGATAGGCTGGGTTGGCAGGTGGGTTTTGGAGTTCCTTGCATGCTGATGTTGTTGTCAGCTGCTCTGTTCTTCCTGGCTTCTCCCTTTTATGTCAAATTGAAGGCTAACAAAAGCTTGCTTACCGGATTCGCTCAAGTCATTGTAGCCAGTTACAGAAACAGGCATATTGAATTATCATCCCAGGCCACAAATGAAAATTACCACTACAAGAAAGGAGCTGAGTTTGTAAAACCAACTGAGACATTAAG GTTTCTTAATAGAGCCTGCATAATTAGGAATCCTCAACAAGACTTGTCACCAGATGGAAGAGCTTCAGAAGATCCATGGAGTATATGTACTATAGATCAAGTTGAAGAATTGAAATCACTAATCAAGGTGATTCCACTGTGGTCCTCAGGAATCATGTTGTGTGTGACTCTTGGTCAAAGCTCAATTGCAGTACTTGAAGCAAGTACAATGGATAGACACATTACACCAACCTTCCAAATTCCTGCAGGCTCCTTCAGCTTCTTTATGATTTTCACACTAACAATATGGATAACTCTCTATGATCGTATCATTATCCCTCTAGCATCAAAAATTGTTGGAAAACCAACTTTTCTCAGCTCAAAACAAAGAATGGGAACTGGGCTTATTTTATCCAGTGCATCCATAGCATCACTGGCAATAATAGAGACCATTCGACGCAAAAAAGCGATCAAGGAAGGATTTTCAGACAACCCACATGGTGTTGTTAAAATGTCAGCAATGTGGCTACTAGCATACCATATTCTAAGTGGTTTGGCAGAGGCTTTCAATATAGTAGGACAGATTGAATTCTATTACTCCGAATTGCCTAAAAGTATGTCAAGTGTAGCTTCCTCACTTGCTGGAGCAGGGATGTCAGCAGCAAGCTTGGTGTCCAGTTTTATATTGAATATTGTTGATGATTCTACCAAAAGAGGAGGAAAGGAGAGCTGGGTTTCCAGCAATATCAACAGGGGTCACTATGACTGGTATTTTTCTGTTCTTGTAGGGTTAAGcttgcttaattttgtttatttcctTTCTTGTTGCAAGGCTTATGGCCCTTTAAAGGAGAAAGGATTAAGATGTGCCCTTCGATCAAGAGGCTTGCAATGA
- the LOC123194910 gene encoding protein NRT1/ PTR FAMILY 1.2-like, which translates to MGSESCSSSDEKKLAMEPLLGDNLNPKGGLRTMPFIIANEAFERVASIGLQSNMIMYLTREYNLEAMTAAYILFVWSAVSNLMPVLGAFVADSYAGRYRMVGFGSIATLAGMVLLWLTAIIPSAKPPVCDPASEICERATTSQLLFLYSSLGFMSVGAGGIRSSSLAFGADQLNREDSIENAGILQRYFSWYYAAVSVASMVAVTCIVYIQDNLGWKVGLGVPAVLMFLSALSFFLASPFYVKLKAKTSLLTGLAQVIVASYRNRNVKLSSQATDEVYHHKKGSMLLKPSEKLRWLNKACIVRDPLDLTSDGRAKNPWNLCTVDQVEELKALIKVIPLWSTGIVIGMTLDQQSFPIIQVSTMDRKITSNFEIPSGSFGIFMIITVIVWIALYEHIIIPIASKISGKPTYLSLKKRLGIGLLCSCASMATWAIVEIFRRKIAIEEGFSDDPRAVVHMSWMWLLPHLVLGGLAMAFNTIGQSQFYYSELPKSMASISSTLLGIGSSAASLVSSFIVNTVDNITKSGGKESWISTNINKGHYDYYYWLLAGLSMVNFMYFLVCSKAYGPCKGEAFEKDDMSTEEQ; encoded by the exons ATGGGAAGCGAAAGCTGTTCCTCTTCAGACGAGAAGAAGCTGGCCATGGAGCCCCTCTTGGGCGATAATCTGAACCCAAAGGGAGGCCTCAGAACGATGCCGTTTATAATAG CGAACGAGGCGTTTGAAAGGGTGGCGAGTATAGGGTTACAATCGAACATGATAATGTATTTGACGAGAGAATATAACTTGGAAGCTATGACTGCAGCCTATATACTCTTCGTCTGGTCTGCTGTTAGTAATCTTATGCCAGTTCTAGGGGCCTTTGTTGCAGATTCCTACGCCGGTCGTTATCGGATGGTCGGCTTCGGCTCTATTGCTACCCTCGCG GGGATGGTTCTGTTATGGTTGACAGCCATAATTCCAAGCGCAAAGCCTCCTGTTTGTGACCCAGCAAGTGAAATTTGTGAACGCGCGACGACATCCCAGCTTCTCTTCTTGTATTCCTCTTTAGGCTTCATGTCTGTTGGAGCAGGCGGCATAAGGTCGTCCTCTTTAGCCTTCGGTGCTGATCAGTTGAACAGGGAAGACAGCATAGAAAATGCAGGCATTTTACAGAGATACTTCAGCTGGTACTACGCTGCAGTCTCGGTTGCATCTATGGTTGCAGTAACTTGTATTGTGTACATTCAAGATAACCTTGGTTGGAAGGTGGGTTTGGGAGTTCCTGCTGTGCTCATGTTCTTATCggctctttctttcttcttggcTTCTCCCTTTTATGTCAAGTTGAAGGCCAAAACAAGCTTGCTCACTGGGCTGGCTCAAGTCATTGTAGCCTCTTACAGAAATAGAAATGTGAAGCTGTCATCTCAAGCTACTGATGAAGTGTACCATCACAAGAAAGGATCAATGCTTCTCAAACCCAGTGAAAAATTAAG GTGGTTAAACAAAGCTTGCATTGTGAGAGATCCTCTAGACTTGACCTCAGATGGAAGAGCTAAAAACCCCTGGAATCTTTGTACAGTAGATCAAGTAGAAGAACTCAAAGCTTTGATCAAGGTTATTCCACTTTGGTCTACAGGAATCGTGATAGGTATGACTCTGGATCAACAATCCTTTCCCATAATCCAGGTGAGCACAATGGACAGAAAAATTACTTCCAACTTTGAAATTCCTTCAGGGTCCTTTGGCATATTCATGATTATCACTGTAATAGTATGGATTGCTCTCTATGAACATATCATCATCCCTATAGCATCTAAAATCAGTGGAAAACCAACCTATCTAAGCTTGAAAAAGAGACTGGGAATTGGACTACTTTGCTCTTGCGCATCCATGGCAACATGGGCAATCGTGGAGATTTTCCGGCGAAAAATTGCAATCGAGGAAGGTTTTTCCGACGACCCACGAGCTGTGGTTCACATGTCTTGGATGTGGTTATTGCCACATCTTGTCCTGGGAGGCTTGGCCATGGCTTTCAACACCATTGGACAGTCCCAATTCTATTACTCTGAGCTTCCTAAAAGCATGGCTAGCATATCCTCCACTCTCCTCGGAATAGGAAGCTCAGCAGCAAGCTTGGTATCAAGTTTCATAGTGAACACAGTCGATAATATTACCAAAAGCGGAGGAAAGGAGAGCTGGATTTCAACCAATATCAACAAGGGTCATTATGATTACTATTATTGGCTTCTTGCTGGTTTAAGCATGGTTAATTTTATGTACTTCCTGGTTTGTAGCAAAGCTTATGGCCCTTGCAAAGGAGAAGCCTTTGAAAAGGATGACATGAGTACTGAGgaacaataa
- the LOC123194912 gene encoding LOW QUALITY PROTEIN: tocopherol cyclase, chloroplastic-like (The sequence of the model RefSeq protein was modified relative to this genomic sequence to represent the inferred CDS: inserted 1 base in 1 codon) — METVISLPCNSCVTKNFKLSQSPKRGCISANYEPTPLNRHLRTPHSGYHFDGTARKXFEGWYFKVSVPEQRQSFCFMYTVENPAFKKKLSAWEVGQYGPRFTGVGAQILGADDKYICQYSEESSNFWASRHDMILGNTFTAEKDSQPPNKEVSPQEFNKRVLKGYQVSPLWNQGSIHDDGRSNYVETVKTARWGYTTRPVYGWGNVGYKQKSTAGWLAAFPVFEPHWQICMASGLSTGWIEWDGELFEFKDAPSYSEKNWGGAFPRKWFWVQCNVFEGANGKISLTAAGGLRQLPGLTESFENAALIGVHCDGIFYEFVPWNGVVNWEIAPWGYWYMAAENETHMVELKATTTDLGTPVRAPTSEAGFATVCKDSCSGELTLQIWERRSDGTKGKVILDVTSDMAAVEVGGGPWFNTWKGNTASPEILKRALNVPVDVDGFFSLVPFFKPPGL, encoded by the exons ATGGAAACAGTCATCTCTTTGCCATGCAACTCTTGTGTCACTAAAAATTTCAAGCTCTCTCAGTCTCCAAAACGCGGTTGTATCTCTGCTAATTATGAGCCTACACCGCTCAACAGGCACCTTCGAACTCCTCACAGCGG GTACCATTTTGATGGGACTGCGCGGA TTTTTGAGGGTTGGTACTTCAAGGTCTCAGTTCCAGAGCAGAGACAGAGCTTTTGCTTTATGTATACTGTAGAAAATCCTGCCTTCAAGAAAAAATTGTCAGCATGGGAAGTTGGACAGTATGGACCTAGATTTACTGGAGTTGGGGCTCAAATTCTGGGTGCAGATGACAAGTACATTTGTCAGTACTCTGaagaatcttcaaatttttGGGCAA GTAGGCATGACATGATCTTGGGGAATACTTTTACAGCTGAGAAAGATTCGCAGCCTCCAAATAAAGAAGTTTCTCCACAG GAATTCAATAAAAGAGTATTAAAAGGTTATCAAGTCAGTCCACTGTGGAATCAAGGTTCTATTCATGATGATGGCAG GTCAAACTATGTTGAAACTGTGAAAACTGCACGTTGGGGGTATACTACTCGCCCTGTCTATGGATGGGGTAATGTCGGTTATAAACAGAAGTCTACAGCAGGCTGGCTTGCGGCTTTTCCTGTGTTTGAACCCCATTGGCAAATATGCATGGCAAGCGGACTTTCAACAG GTTGGATAGAGTGGGATGGTGAATTGTTTGAGTTTAAAGATGCCCCTTCGTATTCAGAAAAGAACTGGGGCGGAGCCTTTCCCAGAAAGTGGTTTTGG GTTCAGTGTAATGTCTTTGAAGGTGCAAACGGAAAAATTTCATTGACTGCAGCAGGTGGGTTGAGGCAACTACCTGGACTTACTGAAAGCTTTGAAAATGCTGCATTG ATTGGAGTACATTGTGATGGAATCTTTTATGAATTTGTGCCATGGAATGGCGTTGTAAATTGGGAAATTGCTCCATGGGGTTACTGGTACATGGCTGCAGAGAATGAGACACACATG GTTGAATTGAAGGCGACAACAACCGACCTAGGTACTCCCGTACGTGCTCCAACTTCAGAGGCTGGCTTTGCTACAGTTTGTAAAGACAGTTGCTCTGGTGAGCTAACATTGCAAATATGGGAAAGAAGATCTGATGGCACGAAGGGGAAG GTCATTTTGGATGTTACAAGTGACATGGCTGCAGTAGAAGTCGGAGGAGGACCATGGTTCAACACCTGGAAAGGTAATACTGCTTCACCGGAGATTCTTAAACGAGCTCTAAATGTTCCTGTTGATGTGGATGGGTTCTTTAGTTTGGTTCCATTTTTCAAGCCCCCTGGTCTATAG